In Anaerobacillus isosaccharinicus, one genomic interval encodes:
- a CDS encoding ATP-binding protein, whose translation MSQIQQLQDILKTLRLVETAKHLPTLIRDAEQKDLSFTQFLLDVTTYEQSRREEKQLNNRLKWAAFPFSKTLEEFNLKEQKSLSCKQLNRLKDLTWTEQLYNLILLGPPGVGNYRKFLFMARNKCIFPI comes from the coding sequence ATGAGTCAAATTCAACAATTACAAGACATACTGAAGACTCTTAGACTCGTTGAAACTGCGAAGCACCTACCAACTTTGATAAGAGACGCTGAACAAAAAGATCTTTCCTTTACTCAATTTCTATTAGATGTAACGACCTATGAGCAGTCCCGAAGGGAGGAAAAGCAATTAAACAATCGACTAAAATGGGCAGCCTTTCCCTTTAGCAAAACCCTAGAAGAGTTTAATTTAAAAGAGCAAAAATCTTTAAGCTGTAAGCAACTAAATAGATTAAAAGACTTAACTTGGACTGAACAATTATATAATTTAATTTTATTAGGCCCGCCAGGTGTCGGTAATTATCGCAAGTTTTTGTTTATGGCAAGAAATAAGTGTATATTTCCTATTTAA
- a CDS encoding site-specific integrase, producing the protein METKLTIEELVSKVLSELERLNYAYNTLCGFRAFYKRVVAYANAKGELHFSEEFGREFLKEKYNCTVNYYKEAMPKGLKNPIRRIRILGDYQLHGVIIRRMVKKPGYVKPPQFEKELIAYEVECENNEYSKRGLRTRMQRLFFFIDYLNNRKVQSSNSITAAIISDYVITIYPHHEKSISSILTTLRVYLRFLYLNEYTAEDMSLKVPKQTKYYYPSVPSVWNKEDVKRMLEGIDRGNPTGKRDYAILLLVSKLGIRVGDIKSLRLSELKWQSKTIEIKQSKTKNTVTYPILHDIGWALIDYLKNARPSSNSPFVFLRMNAPYEEFGKDANLHNIITKYTRLSGITIPKGKRQGLHSLRHTLASTLLEQGTPLPVISEILGHLTSKSTSIYLQTGIEGLRKCAIDPEGVFENE; encoded by the coding sequence ATGGAAACAAAATTAACCATTGAGGAACTAGTTAGTAAAGTATTATCAGAGCTCGAAAGGCTAAATTATGCCTACAATACTCTTTGTGGATTTCGGGCTTTTTACAAGAGAGTGGTTGCCTATGCAAATGCAAAAGGTGAGCTCCATTTTTCGGAAGAGTTTGGAAGGGAATTTTTAAAAGAAAAGTATAACTGCACAGTCAATTATTATAAGGAAGCAATGCCTAAAGGACTAAAAAACCCTATTAGAAGAATAAGGATTTTGGGTGATTATCAACTCCATGGTGTGATCATCCGAAGGATGGTAAAAAAACCAGGGTATGTAAAGCCACCACAGTTTGAAAAAGAACTCATTGCCTATGAAGTCGAATGCGAAAATAACGAGTATTCTAAAAGAGGCTTACGTACGCGTATGCAACGGTTGTTCTTTTTTATAGATTATCTTAACAACCGGAAAGTTCAGAGCTCAAACAGTATTACTGCGGCGATAATATCTGATTATGTAATAACAATTTATCCACACCATGAAAAAAGTATTTCATCCATATTAACAACACTTAGAGTTTATTTAAGGTTTCTCTATTTGAATGAATATACTGCTGAAGATATGTCCTTAAAAGTTCCAAAACAGACCAAATATTATTATCCATCAGTCCCTTCTGTCTGGAATAAAGAGGATGTCAAACGTATGCTAGAAGGTATTGATAGAGGAAACCCAACTGGAAAGAGGGACTATGCTATCCTTCTTCTTGTTTCCAAGCTAGGTATAAGAGTTGGAGATATCAAATCCCTTAGATTATCGGAATTAAAGTGGCAGTCAAAAACCATTGAAATAAAACAGAGTAAAACGAAAAATACAGTAACGTATCCAATTCTGCATGATATAGGCTGGGCATTGATTGACTATCTTAAAAATGCTCGCCCCAGTAGTAATTCTCCTTTTGTATTTTTGCGAATGAATGCCCCTTATGAGGAATTTGGTAAAGATGCTAATCTTCATAATATTATTACGAAATATACTAGACTTTCTGGTATTACTATTCCAAAAGGAAAAAGGCAAGGTTTACATTCGCTTAGGCATACTCTTGCGAGTACTTTACTGGAACAGGGAACACCATTACCCGTAATCTCTGAAATTCTTGGACATTTAACTTCTAAGTCTACAAGTATCTACCTTCAAACAGGGATTGAAGGATTAAGAAAATGTGCAATTGATCCAGAGGGGGTATTTGAAAATGAGTAA
- a CDS encoding tyrosine-type recombinase/integrase: MSKKNVVFNSILGDLIYGFIEEKKAVGYNYTKGSSLLRQFDTLANKERLAELKLPKELVLLWTEKRPNETASTRNGRISIVRGLAKYMVRLGHEAYIFPPAAIVIYRYSYIPYIFTEIELKGIFTVCDSLNVSSVSPNRHLILSLLLRILYGCGLRISEALNLTLCDVDLDQGSLFIRDTKFGKERIVPMAETLTERCRLFIDKIHQFNADDTFLFASPYGGRYKESTIYKLFRDILWKAGISHSGRGPRLHDIRHSYSVHCLKKWVLNGEDLTSLLPYLSTFLGHVDLRGTQHYLRLTGDLYPNILATVERNSSSIIPEVLFDEAD; encoded by the coding sequence ATGAGTAAGAAAAACGTTGTTTTTAACAGTATTCTCGGTGATCTAATTTACGGGTTTATTGAGGAAAAGAAGGCTGTTGGTTATAACTACACAAAAGGTTCGTCTCTATTAAGGCAATTTGACACTTTAGCTAACAAGGAACGATTAGCGGAATTAAAACTTCCAAAAGAACTAGTATTACTTTGGACAGAAAAAAGGCCCAATGAGACTGCCAGTACTAGAAATGGAAGGATCTCAATAGTGCGTGGTCTCGCAAAATATATGGTTCGTCTTGGGCACGAGGCATATATTTTTCCACCAGCGGCCATAGTAATTTACAGATATTCCTATATCCCATATATATTTACGGAAATAGAACTAAAAGGTATTTTTACTGTATGCGACAGTTTGAACGTATCCTCTGTATCACCCAACAGACATTTGATACTCTCCCTTTTGCTTCGTATATTATATGGGTGTGGCCTTCGGATTTCAGAAGCACTAAATTTAACACTTTGTGATGTCGACTTGGATCAAGGATCTTTATTTATTAGAGATACAAAATTCGGAAAAGAACGGATTGTACCGATGGCTGAAACCCTAACAGAACGTTGCCGTCTGTTTATTGATAAAATCCATCAATTTAACGCTGATGATACATTTTTATTTGCATCACCGTATGGCGGACGTTATAAGGAAAGCACGATATACAAACTGTTTAGAGATATCCTTTGGAAAGCCGGAATTTCCCATAGCGGGAGAGGTCCAAGATTGCATGATATACGTCATTCATATTCTGTCCATTGTTTAAAGAAATGGGTTTTAAATGGCGAAGATCTCACAAGCCTTCTGCCTTATCTATCGACATTTTTGGGACATGTTGACTTAAGGGGAACACAGCATTATTTAAGGCTTACTGGAGATTTATATCCAAATATTTTAGCTACTGTGGAACGGAACTCTTCATCTATAATACCGGAGGTATTGTTTGATGAAGCAGACTAA
- a CDS encoding tyrosine-type recombinase/integrase, which yields MKQTNFARTLTRFLSDYLPSQRNVSTNTIKSYRDTFKQILTFCDLELKIKPEFLNFEILKVETIKAFLNWLEKTRMVGVNTRNQRLAAIHSFFRYTQSEHPEIMFECQKVLGIPFKKREKKSVQFLSQESLKFILEQPDTSKIRGRRDLTIMATLYDTGARVQELIDLKIQDVRLSKPATITLTGKGNKRRSVPIMERTRNIIESYLKENRLLDNGKQGHPLFYNSNKKPFTRPGITYILEKYLNLAKKSHPEVLYCDNLHPHLVRHTKAMHLLEAGVNLIYIRDLLGHVNVSTTEVYLRANTETKRKVLEAAYMEVVTQDIPVWDEDKDLLNWLRNFCR from the coding sequence ATGAAGCAGACTAATTTTGCTAGAACGCTCACTCGATTTTTATCAGACTATCTTCCGAGTCAACGTAATGTGAGTACTAATACAATAAAGTCCTATCGTGATACGTTTAAACAAATACTTACGTTTTGTGATTTGGAATTAAAAATTAAACCTGAATTTCTTAATTTTGAAATTTTAAAAGTAGAAACAATAAAAGCTTTTCTTAATTGGCTTGAAAAAACAAGAATGGTTGGCGTAAACACCCGTAACCAGAGGCTAGCAGCTATCCATAGCTTTTTCCGTTATACCCAGTCTGAACATCCTGAAATTATGTTTGAGTGTCAAAAAGTATTGGGAATTCCCTTTAAAAAGAGAGAAAAAAAGTCGGTTCAATTTCTTTCTCAGGAATCCCTGAAGTTTATATTGGAACAACCAGATACTAGCAAAATAAGAGGGCGCCGTGATTTAACGATAATGGCAACTCTTTATGATACTGGAGCACGTGTACAAGAATTAATTGATTTGAAAATTCAGGACGTAAGACTTTCGAAACCAGCAACAATTACTTTAACAGGTAAAGGTAACAAAAGAAGAAGTGTTCCTATTATGGAAAGAACTCGTAATATTATAGAAAGTTATTTAAAGGAAAATCGACTATTAGATAACGGGAAGCAAGGTCATCCTTTGTTTTATAACAGTAATAAGAAGCCGTTCACAAGACCAGGTATAACATATATTTTAGAAAAGTATTTAAACCTGGCTAAGAAATCTCATCCAGAAGTTTTATACTGTGATAATCTTCATCCTCATTTAGTTAGGCATACGAAAGCAATGCATTTACTAGAGGCAGGAGTAAACTTGATTTATATAAGAGATTTATTGGGACATGTAAATGTCAGTACAACGGAAGTTTATTTAAGGGCAAATACAGAAACGAAAAGAAAAGTATTAGAAGCTGCGTATATGGAGGTTGTTACACAGGATATTCCTGTTTGGGATGAGGATAAGGATCTATTGAATTGGCTACGGAATTTTTGTAGATGA